GCCGCAGTTGTGGTCGTGCAGCTCGACTCCGTTGAGCTTGGAGACCATCTTGTTGAAGACGCGGCTGGGCAGGACCTTGTGCCAGGGGTCGTGGCGGGTCTGCTTGTATCCGGAGACCAGGTCGTAGCCCTCGGCGAGCTTCTGGAGGAAGCGGGGTATCTCCACGGGATCGTCCTGCAGGTCGGCGTCCATGGTGAAGACGACGTCTCCGGTGGCCCGCTCGAATCCGACGGCGAGGGCGCGAGCCTTGCCGACGTTTGCCCGCATCCTGACGGCCTTGACCTCCTCGGGGAAGGCGTCGGCGATGTCGCGCATGCGCTGCCAGGTGGAGTCGGTGCTGCCGTCGTCGACGAAGACGACTTCCAGGCGCTTGCCGAGCTTGCGGGTCTGGGAGCGTATGCCTTCGAAGAGGGGGCCCAAGGTGGCTTCCTCGTTCATGGCCGGGATGACGAATGTGATTTTTTGTGTGTTCATTGTGTTTCGTAGGTATGGGTTGTGTGTTGCCTGATGACTTGGCAGCAGGCGTGCCAAAGAGGGCTTAATGTTTCTCAAGTCCTTAATGATCAGTAGGAAATAAATTACCTAACCTGCGGCATCCAGTAATCCTAGCTTTGGTGCCCTGTACAAATTACAGGGGTGCTTGGGGCTGGGTCGGAGCTGCGGGCAAGATTTACAGCGTGAAACGCAGAGGGGGTCTTTTGAGGGGGCTCCAACAAAAAGCAGCCCTCCGAGGAGGGCTGCCGTTGCACACTAGCTGTTGATGTTAGTAGATCCTACGAACTCACTTTAGGCGGCGCTGTTGCCGACTGGAAAGGGGATGAGGTTTCGGGGTGTGTCGCTGCGTGGCGTCGGAAGCTCCTCGAAGCTAAGCTCCTCGATTGGCCCCGAGCAGTAGACCAGCTTTGCGCTGGGAGAGCGTTCAATGGCTTTGCGCAGGAAGGGGTCGCGCTCGAGGTGGCCTCGAGAGCGGTCGGTAAAAATGGTGGCGTCGAATTCGCGAGCTAGGTCAAAGGCGTCGTTCCAATTGTCCGCCACCAGGGCACGGTAGTGGGCATCCTCGAGGTGGGTGGCGTAGGCTTCTCGGTGTTCAGGGTCGTCAACCCGCAACACGGCGGCGCGAGCGCCGAACGAAGGCGTCGAAACGCGGGGAGCTGCGATTTCGAGGGGCGTGGAGATTTGGGTTTCACTTGCGATCGGGGAGTGCAGCTCGCCGCCTTTGCCCGAGATTGCCAATTCGTTGGTAAGGCCAATCGAGCCGAGCACGAGGGAGCAGGAAAGGGACGCTAGGGCCATGGAGAGCAGCTCCATGCCGATTCTGGGGCCAGAGAAACTTTGGAGGAGACCGGCGGCTGCGGAGCTGGCTCCGACTAGGAGCGCGACGGCGGCGAGTCCTCCGAAGAGGTGCAGGGGGCGGTCCTTGTAGTTCTTGAGGAAGTGCACGGTGAGCATGTCGAAGAACCCGCGAGCGAAGCGCTTGACCCCGTACTTGGAGACGCCGTGCTGGCGCGCGTGGTGGGTGACGACGATCTCGGCGCAGCGGTATCCCTCGATGGATGCGAGGCAGGGGATCATGCGGTGCATCTCCCCCTGCAGCTTGACGGCCTTGAC
This DNA window, taken from Pelagicoccus enzymogenes, encodes the following:
- a CDS encoding glycosyltransferase family 2 protein codes for the protein MNTQKITFVIPAMNEEATLGPLFEGIRSQTRKLGKRLEVVFVDDGSTDSTWQRMRDIADAFPEEVKAVRMRANVGKARALAVGFERATGDVVFTMDADLQDDPVEIPRFLQKLAEGYDLVSGYKQTRHDPWHKVLPSRVFNKMVSKLNGVELHDHNCGFKCYRSEVVKAVKLQGEMHRMIPCLASIEGYRCAEIVVTHHARQHGVSKYGVKRFARGFFDMLTVHFLKNYKDRPLHLFGGLAAV
- a CDS encoding glycosyltransferase family 2 protein; translation: FVIPAMNEEATLGPLFEGIRSQTRKLGKRLEVVFVDDGSTDSTWQRMRDIADAFPEEVKAVRMRANVGKARALAVGFERATGDVVFTMDADLQDDPVEIPRFLQKLAEGYDLVSGYKQTRHDPWHKVLPSRVFNKMVSKLNGVELHDHNCGFKCYRSEVVKAVKLQGEMHRMIPCLASIEGYRCAEIVVTHHARQHGVSKYGVKRFARGFFDMLTVHFLKNYKDRPLHLFGGLAAVALLVGASSAAAGLLQSFSGPRIGMELLSMALASLSCSLVLGSIGLTNELAISGKGGELHSPIASETQISTPLEIAAPRVSTPSFGARAAVLRVDDPEHREAYATHLEDAHYRALVADNWNDAFDLAREFDATIFTDRSRGHLERDPFLRKAIERSPSAKLVYCSGPIEELSFEELPTPRSDTPRNLIPFPVGNSAA